A region from the Wolbachia endosymbiont (group A) of Rhinocyllus conicus genome encodes:
- a CDS encoding AAA family ATPase, translated as MNFGLSSEELKAELLLQIRSCLPYLLPNGTFCRNEFQVGDIWGNKGKSLRVELSGSKAGLWNDFATGDGGDIIDLWAAVHRKNARTEFPEVMASISEWLGKQHTREKKSIKDLEQYLTCSWNYYDENNQVIVIVYRYDPPEGKEYRPFDVKTLNYASPEIRPLYNIPGILKSDKVILVEGEKCAEVLIEQGIAATTTMSGANAPIDKTDWSPLKGKHIIIWPDNDEAGKKYAKNVEKKLLEIGVASLAVLEIPQGKPEKWDAADCVEKGIDVKEFLASTLLLTIDTPATDTSNMKSLERSTKQPLNILDWSAERFVGPVPEQKFLVEGLFPLGVTSIIAAMGDTGKGMLLLDLALKVASDTDQVCGFGSLVVEHGSVVIFSAEDDAGEIHRRLERLDPKCERLKHKDKLFIVPLPNVRGSLTILRNVRGKIVEVSPEFESVMKQLEEIKDLKLIVFDPLASFIHADINADPAVGDYLMCLLSDLACSTGASIITAHHMRKPKGEKPILTAEQARDAIRGTSALVNGVRCSYAFWPIENTARLEIFKAVGETPRQNALFHGAVVKANGLADRTVRTYLRNQETGLLEDITIQLTVKNASEKDLKICLTDAITRSAVAVHPFTHTGSTGVYKQRHRLPEVFHSMGRDRLERMVQELLQVKQLVKVMSTGSKEDKWLDIPTGPFAKGKGDFNLGAGKFEIANS; from the coding sequence ATGAATTTCGGTTTAAGCAGTGAAGAATTAAAAGCAGAACTATTGTTGCAGATAAGATCGTGTCTTCCGTACTTACTACCTAATGGCACTTTTTGCAGAAATGAGTTTCAAGTAGGTGATATCTGGGGTAATAAAGGAAAAAGTTTAAGAGTAGAGCTAAGTGGCAGTAAAGCCGGGTTATGGAATGATTTCGCAACCGGGGACGGTGGTGACATTATCGATCTTTGGGCGGCTGTGCATAGAAAAAACGCCAGGACAGAGTTTCCTGAAGTAATGGCTTCTATAAGTGAATGGCTTGGCAAACAACACACTAGAGAAAAAAAGAGTATCAAAGATCTAGAACAGTACCTGACTTGTAGCTGGAATTATTACGATGAAAACAACCAAGTTATTGTTATAGTTTACCGATATGATCCACCTGAAGGAAAAGAATATCGTCCATTTGATGTTAAAACGTTGAATTATGCTTCACCAGAAATAAGGCCTCTATACAATATTCCAGGCATTTTGAAGTCTGATAAAGTTATTCTGGTTGAAGGAGAAAAATGTGCTGAAGTGCTGATAGAACAAGGGATTGCAGCTACAACAACAATGTCTGGAGCAAACGCACCAATTGATAAAACAGACTGGTCACCACTTAAAGGTAAGCATATTATCATTTGGCCAGATAATGATGAAGCAGGTAAAAAATATGCTAAAAATGTTGAAAAAAAGCTTTTAGAGATCGGAGTTGCATCACTTGCTGTTCTTGAGATTCCGCAAGGTAAACCTGAGAAATGGGATGCTGCTGATTGTGTAGAGAAAGGTATAGATGTCAAAGAGTTTTTAGCTTCAACTCTGTTACTTACTATTGATACTCCAGCTACTGATACTTCAAATATGAAAAGTTTAGAAAGATCCACAAAACAGCCACTTAACATTTTAGATTGGAGTGCAGAGCGCTTTGTAGGTCCGGTACCAGAGCAAAAGTTTCTTGTTGAAGGTCTATTTCCTTTAGGTGTTACTTCAATAATAGCAGCAATGGGAGATACCGGCAAAGGTATGCTTCTTCTTGACCTAGCGCTTAAGGTTGCAAGTGATACAGATCAAGTATGTGGTTTTGGTTCACTTGTTGTTGAACATGGATCAGTAGTGATTTTTTCAGCAGAAGATGATGCGGGTGAGATACACCGCCGCTTAGAACGACTCGACCCTAAGTGTGAAAGGTTGAAACATAAAGATAAATTATTTATTGTACCACTGCCAAACGTTAGAGGATCACTTACAATACTCAGAAATGTTCGTGGTAAAATCGTCGAAGTTTCTCCTGAATTCGAATCCGTAATGAAACAGCTCGAGGAAATTAAAGATCTGAAATTGATAGTATTTGATCCACTTGCTTCATTTATCCATGCAGATATAAATGCTGATCCTGCTGTAGGGGATTATCTAATGTGCTTATTATCTGATTTAGCATGTAGTACTGGAGCTTCGATAATTACTGCTCATCACATGAGAAAGCCAAAAGGAGAAAAACCAATATTAACTGCTGAACAAGCACGCGATGCAATTAGAGGTACCTCTGCTCTTGTTAATGGTGTTAGATGCTCATACGCTTTTTGGCCAATAGAAAATACAGCTAGGCTAGAAATCTTTAAAGCAGTAGGAGAAACACCAAGACAGAATGCTTTGTTTCATGGGGCAGTTGTGAAGGCCAATGGTTTAGCTGATCGCACTGTAAGAACTTACCTAAGAAATCAGGAAACAGGGCTACTAGAAGATATAACAATACAACTAACAGTTAAAAATGCTAGTGAAAAAGACCTTAAAATATGTCTTACTGATGCAATTACACGATCTGCTGTTGCAGTACACCCATTTACTCACACAGGAAGCACAGGAGTATATAAGCAACGGCATAGACTACCTGAAGTTTTTCACAGCATGGGAAGGGATAGACTAGAGCGTATGGTACAGGAACTTTTACAGGTAAAGCAGTTAGTTAAAGTGATGTCTACAGGTTCAAAAGAGGATAAGTGGCTTGACATTCCAACTGGACCATTTGCTAAGGGTAAAGGTGATTTTAATTTAGGTGCAGGAAAGTTTGAAATAGCTAACTCCTAA
- a CDS encoding virulence RhuM family protein: protein MNNKSLDYNEILFYETDDGKVCIEVRFENENLWLTQKHMAELFDCSIDNISLHLKNIYLCKELDKNSTTEESSIVQKEGEREVKRDVVFYNLEAVISVGYRVNSERGTAFRTWATDKLKKYIFKGFVIDSNRFKNGSKFDTRFFDELLEEIREIRASERMAYQKITDIYATSVDYASCSSETKNFFAVVQNKLHFAITGNTAAEIIANRVDGSKPNMGLTNWRKAPKGKIFPSDTQVAKNYLDKNEIAQLNRIVNMYIDYAEFQAARGKIMYMKDWKEKLDAFLKFNEQDILQSYGKVSHEVAITLATKEYEIFRKTQDKSYKSDFDKLIEEKKSLDQKSVKA from the coding sequence ATGAACAACAAATCACTAGATTATAATGAAATTTTGTTCTATGAAACAGATGACGGAAAGGTATGTATTGAAGTTAGATTTGAAAATGAAAATCTATGGCTTACTCAGAAACATATGGCAGAGTTATTTGACTGTTCAATTGATAATATTTCATTGCACCTAAAGAACATTTATCTATGTAAAGAACTAGACAAAAATTCAACTACCGAGGAATCCTCGATAGTTCAAAAAGAGGGAGAAAGAGAGGTAAAACGTGATGTAGTTTTCTACAATTTAGAGGCTGTGATATCAGTTGGTTATCGTGTTAATTCAGAGCGTGGTACTGCTTTTCGTACATGGGCAACTGATAAACTAAAGAAGTATATTTTCAAAGGTTTTGTGATTGATAGCAATAGATTTAAAAATGGCTCTAAATTTGACACTCGATTTTTTGATGAGTTACTTGAAGAAATTAGAGAAATTCGTGCAAGTGAGCGTATGGCTTATCAGAAAATCACAGACATTTATGCAACTTCAGTAGACTATGCAAGTTGTTCATCTGAAACGAAAAATTTCTTTGCTGTAGTACAGAATAAATTGCATTTTGCTATTACTGGAAATACAGCAGCAGAAATTATTGCAAATAGAGTGGATGGAAGTAAACCTAATATGGGCTTAACAAATTGGCGTAAGGCACCTAAGGGAAAAATCTTTCCTTCCGACACGCAAGTAGCAAAAAACTATTTAGATAAAAATGAAATTGCTCAGCTAAACAGAATAGTAAATATGTATATAGATTATGCAGAGTTTCAAGCTGCCAGAGGTAAAATAATGTATATGAAGGATTGGAAAGAGAAACTTGATGCATTTTTAAAATTTAATGAGCAAGATATATTGCAGAGTTATGGCAAAGTCTCTCATGAAGTAGCAATTACCTTAGCTACAAAAGAATATGAGATATTTAGAAAAACACAGGACAAGTCATACAAGTCAGACTTTGATAAATTGATAGAAGAAAAGAAAAGTCTTGATCAAAAAAGTGTAAAAGCTTAG
- a CDS encoding gpW family protein: MYSSEYLAQVEEAIKKLQSGERVVSIAYGDHVVRYGEVQIKDLLELRQRIKAELKVAGVKPKRKIVIATNKGII; encoded by the coding sequence ATGTACAGCAGTGAATATTTAGCCCAAGTTGAAGAAGCGATAAAGAAGCTGCAAAGCGGGGAAAGGGTTGTCTCAATTGCATATGGTGACCATGTAGTTCGGTACGGGGAAGTTCAAATAAAGGATTTATTGGAGCTCAGGCAACGAATCAAAGCAGAGTTAAAAGTTGCAGGTGTGAAGCCGAAGAGAAAGATTGTTATTGCAACGAATAAAGGGATCATATAA
- a CDS encoding HNH endonuclease signature motif containing protein, whose translation MQKTRSPYDGDWVYWGKRLRKIPDKPLGVIKLLRLQQSKCDNCRLWFKSDDTIEIHHKDRNRRNNMITNLSLLHGHCHDELHRRCA comes from the coding sequence GTGCAAAAAACCAGATCCCCATATGATGGTGATTGGGTATATTGGGGTAAACGTCTGAGAAAAATACCAGATAAGCCACTAGGAGTAATAAAATTATTGAGGTTGCAACAAAGTAAATGCGATAATTGTAGACTATGGTTTAAAAGTGATGATACAATAGAAATACATCACAAAGACCGGAATAGACGAAACAATATGATCACAAACTTATCTTTGTTACATGGACATTGTCACGATGAATTACACAGGAGGTGTGCATGA
- a CDS encoding group II intron maturase-specific domain-containing protein, with amino-acid sequence MLACVALHGLEQHVKKALTNELFQCMKRKYGRISHRNAQKSISVIFYCDDFVIIHENEEIILKAKILVEEWLETIGLKLKPSKTRVSHTLRTIDETKPGFDFLGFSIRQYPIKESKKGYKLLIEPSRNSIKQHTLAIKHKLREMRGAPQERVIKDLNPINRGWSQYYSSVVSCKIFSSLDNIMHRKLWKWAVFRHPNKGRCWIKRKYFKKYNNENWRFMTSNKVRLTIHSDHVIK; translated from the coding sequence TTGCTAGCTTGTGTTGCATTACACGGATTAGAGCAACATGTCAAAAAAGCATTAACAAACGAACTCTTTCAATGCATGAAAAGAAAATATGGTAGGATATCGCATAGAAACGCGCAAAAGTCTATTAGTGTAATTTTCTACTGTGATGATTTTGTCATCATACATGAAAACGAAGAGATTATTCTTAAAGCAAAAATTTTAGTTGAAGAATGGTTAGAAACCATTGGACTAAAATTAAAGCCCTCTAAAACAAGAGTTTCTCATACATTAAGAACCATTGACGAAACAAAACCAGGATTTGATTTTCTTGGATTTTCAATAAGACAATATCCAATAAAAGAAAGTAAGAAAGGTTACAAGTTATTAATCGAACCAAGTCGTAATTCTATAAAACAGCATACACTAGCTATTAAACATAAACTCAGAGAAATGCGTGGAGCACCACAAGAACGGGTGATAAAGGATCTCAATCCAATAAACAGAGGATGGAGTCAATATTACTCCTCGGTAGTTTCATGTAAAATCTTTAGCTCATTGGATAATATTATGCATAGAAAACTCTGGAAGTGGGCAGTTTTTAGGCACCCAAACAAAGGGAGATGCTGGATAAAAAGAAAGTACTTTAAGAAGTATAATAACGAAAACTGGCGCTTTATGACAAGTAACAAGGTACGTCTTACTATACACAGCGATCATGTTATTAAATGA